A window of Haliscomenobacter hydrossis DSM 1100 contains these coding sequences:
- a CDS encoding LytR/AlgR family response regulator transcription factor → MKYTALIVEDEHLAAEELRKMLTLHPEIEVSAIADSVSSALEQIQKIKPQLLFLDINLHGASGFDLLETLDEVPLVIFVTAYDQYALKAFEVSALDYLLKPINPQRLSEAIQKIKKQFVPSEQQEPRLSIDKRIFIKDGEQCFFVPLSEIHLVESVGNYARVYHGNNKPLLHKSLNYLEEKFPESHFFRANRQFIINIYFIQNIQSYFNNTLQVDMPGGIKIEISQRQSVKFKELMGV, encoded by the coding sequence ATGAAATACACTGCACTCATAGTGGAAGACGAGCACCTGGCTGCCGAAGAGCTGCGAAAGATGCTCACTTTACATCCTGAAATAGAGGTATCGGCCATTGCAGATTCAGTCTCTTCCGCTTTGGAGCAAATCCAGAAAATCAAACCTCAACTGCTCTTTTTAGACATCAACCTCCACGGCGCTTCGGGATTTGACTTGTTGGAAACTTTAGATGAAGTACCCCTGGTCATTTTTGTCACAGCCTACGATCAATACGCGCTCAAAGCTTTTGAAGTGAGCGCATTGGATTATTTGCTCAAACCCATCAATCCACAACGGCTCAGCGAGGCCATTCAAAAAATTAAAAAACAGTTCGTTCCTAGTGAACAACAGGAACCTCGACTCAGCATTGACAAACGGATTTTCATCAAAGACGGAGAACAATGCTTTTTTGTGCCCCTTTCAGAAATTCATCTCGTGGAAAGTGTGGGCAACTATGCGCGGGTTTACCATGGCAACAACAAACCTTTGCTGCACAAATCGCTGAATTACCTTGAGGAAAAATTCCCCGAATCCCATTTTTTTCGAGCTAACCGACAGTTCATCATCAATATTTATTTCATCCAAAACATCCAAAGTTATTTCAACAATACCTTACAAGTAGACATGCCAGGCGGAATAAAAATTGAAATCAGTCAACGCCAGTCCGTCAAATTCAAAGAACTAATGGGGGTGTAA
- a CDS encoding ion transporter, protein MLSKAELYRIVFNSDTKQGRQFDIILLWCILFSVFIAIVDSVPNLPPTLHTILYILEWLITIVFTIEYLLRVYISHNTVRYVFSFWGAVDLLSILPTYLSLFVWGTNYLLVVRILRLLRVFRILKLANFNAESIVLMKALKASMHKITIFLFAVMTINILLGTVMYVVEGGRNGFTSIPQSIYWAIITITTVGYGDIVPRTNLGKFISSIAMIVGYAIIAIPTGIVSVEMSKAADSAQKKCPECSVGNDIHANFCSHCGTALQ, encoded by the coding sequence ATGTTGTCCAAAGCAGAACTGTATCGAATCGTATTCAATAGTGATACCAAACAAGGCAGACAGTTTGATATTATCCTCTTGTGGTGCATTTTGTTCAGTGTCTTCATTGCGATAGTGGACAGTGTGCCCAATTTACCCCCAACATTGCATACAATTTTATACATTTTAGAGTGGCTGATTACCATCGTTTTTACCATCGAATACCTGCTCAGGGTATACATCAGCCACAACACGGTCAGGTATGTATTCAGTTTTTGGGGGGCAGTGGATTTGCTTTCTATTCTACCCACTTATCTGAGTTTATTTGTGTGGGGCACCAATTATTTATTGGTGGTCAGAATATTGCGGTTATTGCGGGTCTTCAGGATTTTAAAACTGGCAAACTTCAACGCCGAATCCATCGTCTTAATGAAGGCACTAAAAGCCAGTATGCACAAAATCACCATTTTCCTTTTTGCGGTGATGACCATAAACATCTTATTGGGTACGGTGATGTACGTTGTGGAAGGAGGAAGAAATGGTTTTACGAGCATTCCTCAAAGCATCTATTGGGCCATCATCACCATTACTACCGTTGGTTATGGTGACATTGTACCCCGCACCAATCTGGGAAAATTCATCTCTTCTATTGCCATGATTGTGGGTTATGCCATCATCGCCATCCCCACGGGTATCGTCAGCGTTGAAATGTCGAAAGCGGCGGATAGTGCACAAAAAAAATGTCCGGAATGTAGCGTTGGCAATGACATCCACGCGAATTTTTGTAGCCATTGTGGAACGGCATTGCAATAG
- a CDS encoding purple acid phosphatase family protein: MRNLLIFFVCSCTLFLHAQNTTPVIDYYPPSAVPDRIITTWKTDPATSFAVTWRTAISVPKGIGQIALANAGPDLDSIKVSEAKTELLVTDLNAAHFHSVNFTSLKPATLYAYRVGDGTVWSEWVHFRTAAAKEAPFSFIYFGDAQNDLKSKWSRAIRQAYSHMPQADFMLHAGDLINVAQRDHEWGEWFYAGGWIYQNMPSILTPGNHEYPRSGGSVVLSKHWRPSFTLPENGPAGLEESAYYTDYQGTRVISINSTAYLYFDQDSISQMQWLDNVLKNNPNKWTVVTMHHPVYSPAGDRDSPSLRTGLKTLFDKYNVDVILQGHDHTYARGGNNLPLGATVIDSTGPVYAVSVSGPKMYLSNLLSWIDRAAVETQLYQLVNVNKDTMTYEAFTILGELYDKFQLIKRPDGSKKFIDLAPAGLKERIELTAARLEKLSATERSKWNDRFNAYKARKMAHEEAIAKAKIKPNTKARKKK, from the coding sequence ATGAGAAACTTACTTATATTTTTTGTTTGTTCCTGCACGTTATTTCTACATGCGCAGAACACCACTCCCGTCATTGACTACTACCCACCCTCTGCCGTTCCCGACCGCATCATCACTACCTGGAAGACCGACCCGGCTACTTCTTTTGCCGTGACCTGGCGCACAGCAATCAGTGTCCCCAAAGGCATTGGACAAATTGCGCTAGCCAATGCCGGACCAGATTTAGACAGCATCAAGGTGAGTGAAGCCAAAACCGAACTATTGGTCACCGACCTCAACGCGGCGCACTTCCATTCTGTCAATTTTACCAGTTTAAAACCGGCTACCCTTTACGCCTATCGCGTGGGAGATGGTACGGTATGGAGCGAATGGGTGCATTTTCGTACTGCCGCAGCCAAAGAAGCGCCGTTTTCTTTCATTTATTTTGGCGATGCACAAAACGACCTGAAATCCAAGTGGTCTCGCGCCATTCGGCAGGCTTACAGCCATATGCCCCAGGCTGATTTTATGCTGCATGCGGGAGATTTGATCAACGTTGCGCAACGTGACCACGAATGGGGGGAATGGTTTTATGCGGGTGGCTGGATTTATCAAAACATGCCCAGCATTCTGACCCCGGGCAACCACGAATATCCTCGTAGCGGAGGTTCTGTAGTTTTGAGCAAACATTGGCGGCCTTCTTTTACCCTCCCAGAGAATGGGCCTGCGGGGCTTGAAGAAAGCGCTTACTACACTGACTACCAGGGCACCCGGGTGATTTCCATCAACTCCACAGCCTATTTGTATTTTGATCAGGACAGTATAAGCCAGATGCAATGGCTGGACAATGTGTTGAAGAACAATCCCAACAAATGGACGGTGGTGACCATGCACCACCCTGTTTATTCTCCAGCAGGTGACCGGGATAGTCCATCCTTGCGTACCGGCCTCAAAACCTTGTTTGACAAATACAATGTCGACGTTATTTTGCAGGGTCACGACCATACCTATGCCCGTGGGGGGAACAATTTGCCCTTGGGTGCAACGGTGATTGATTCAACGGGACCAGTGTATGCCGTTTCGGTCAGTGGCCCCAAAATGTACCTGTCCAATTTGTTGTCCTGGATCGACCGCGCCGCCGTAGAAACGCAACTGTATCAACTGGTCAACGTCAACAAAGACACCATGACCTACGAAGCCTTTACCATTCTGGGTGAGCTCTACGACAAATTCCAACTCATCAAACGCCCCGATGGCAGCAAAAAATTCATTGACCTGGCGCCAGCGGGATTGAAAGAACGGATTGAACTTACCGCTGCTCGCTTGGAAAAATTAAGTGCAACGGAGCGGAGCAAATGGAATGATCGATTTAATGCTTACAAAGCGCGGAAGATGGCGCATGAAGAGGCCATTGCCAAGGCTAAAATCAAACCGAACACCAAAGCCAGGAAAAAGAAATAA
- a CDS encoding MOSC domain-containing protein: protein MFTITQLHIYPVKSLAGIALQEAKTTERGFEYDRRWMLIDENNQFLTQRNIGAMALLETEIAERQLRIRHKLQPELGSLQVPLKADGYAETDVQIWDDVCRALLVSREADAWLSEAMGSNVRLAYLPDDAPRQVEPERVTMPINVSFADAYPYLLIGETSLEDLNQRLAEPVPMNRFRPNIVFSGGAANQEESWSDLLIGKTTFRGIKPCGRCILTTTDQQTGLRHEAGEPLKTLTTYRKQGNKVLFGMNLIVLEEGIVRVGDELMPLL, encoded by the coding sequence ATGTTCACCATCACCCAACTCCACATCTACCCCGTCAAATCCCTGGCGGGTATTGCCCTTCAGGAAGCCAAAACGACCGAACGTGGCTTCGAATACGACCGCCGCTGGATGCTCATTGACGAAAACAACCAGTTTTTGACCCAGCGGAATATTGGGGCAATGGCTTTATTGGAGACCGAAATAGCAGAGCGTCAGCTTCGAATTCGGCACAAACTGCAACCCGAGCTAGGGAGTTTACAAGTGCCGCTAAAGGCTGATGGGTATGCCGAAACCGATGTCCAGATCTGGGACGATGTGTGTCGTGCATTATTGGTGAGCAGGGAAGCCGATGCCTGGTTGAGTGAGGCAATGGGCAGCAATGTTCGCCTCGCCTACCTTCCCGATGATGCTCCGCGCCAGGTGGAACCTGAGCGTGTCACCATGCCGATCAACGTCAGTTTTGCCGATGCCTATCCCTATTTATTGATCGGAGAAACTTCCTTAGAGGATTTGAACCAACGTTTGGCTGAGCCTGTACCCATGAATCGTTTTCGGCCCAATATCGTGTTTTCAGGGGGGGCGGCCAATCAGGAAGAGTCCTGGAGCGATTTGTTGATTGGCAAAACTACTTTTCGGGGCATCAAACCCTGCGGCCGTTGTATTTTGACCACTACGGATCAGCAGACTGGCTTGCGGCATGAAGCTGGTGAGCCACTCAAAACCCTGACTACGTACCGCAAACAGGGCAATAAGGTTTTGTTTGGAATGAATTTGATTGTTTTAGAGGAAGGGATTGTCCGGGTAGGGGATGAGCTGATGCCTTTACTCTAG
- a CDS encoding ThuA domain-containing protein — protein MYKFFILLFLCFFTLTAFSQKRILVFSKTMGWRHNSIQRGIQFFQDWGKSNGVAVDTTEDSNKFTEENLKRYNAVVWLSTTGDVLSPSQQVNFERYIQAGGGYMGIHAASDTEYGWPWYNKLMGGYFASHPRNNIQKGTMTVMDRTHASTQHLDPTFDHVDEFYDFKSLRTDLIKPLIKVDEKSYKEGKMGDYHPMAWYHEFDGGKSFYSNFGHTWESFEDPKIQKHFIGGLQWAMSEKLDYAKAKSELAPDPARFTKTVLVNNLDEPTELTVLPNGKVLFTERKGKVKLWSPQTGAIKVVANMDLFTQHEYGLMGIGADPQYEQTKRIFLYYTPKDASRENRLAQFVYDDQKDTLLLGSEKIVLRVPVKKDGCCHTGGSIAFDGQGNLFLSTGDDTNPFESDGYGPIDGRPGRSGFDARFTSSNTNDLRGKVLRIKVQNDGSYTIPEGNLYPEGTAKTKPEIFVMGCRNPYRISVDKRTGFVYWGDVGPDAGEDNADRGPRGHCEFNQAQKAGYFGWPLFVGNNKPYRRWDFDAKTAGTAFDPKKPVNESAHNTGLIELPPAQSPLVWYPYTVSPEFPLMGKGGRNPMAGPVYYADDYKNAPNRFPNYYNGKFFAYEWMRDWIMVFTLDEKGNFADMERFAPNIPLSNPMDMAFHTDGTLYMLEYGKKWFSANEDATLFKIEYNPGNLPPQAKLEASTTAGKKPLAVQFNAQASKDPERQPLQYAWDFGNGKSSTQPNPVAKYKSPGFYEAELTVTDAQGKSTASKVGIRVGNETPKLDLTVKGNQTFFFPGKPLEYAVKVSDKEDGTVGKGISSEDVAVSLNYIEGFDRTIAAQGHQTNSGFVAGKRLIELSDCKSCHQMKDKSVGPSWMDISNKYKASWEPVAGILANKILKGGKGVWGEQAMNAHPQLTKSEAESMAEYILSLAKDKKPENRPLAASINLTEHEKKQEGMYLISASYTDKGIPMVGALIASQTIALRSPVLYATEADANREMMRARANNPMQVANDNAYLRFNGIDLQGVSQLTVFTKGFGVGGKIELRVGSPEGTLLGETRFPGKDDKEKNVPLKLTASAPSGKQDIYLVFRNPDAKGNFLGGVEKLEFLSE, from the coding sequence ATGTACAAATTTTTCATCCTGCTGTTTTTATGTTTTTTTACCCTTACCGCTTTTTCCCAAAAGAGAATTTTGGTCTTCTCCAAAACCATGGGATGGCGACACAACTCCATTCAACGGGGTATCCAATTCTTTCAGGATTGGGGCAAAAGCAACGGAGTAGCCGTTGACACCACTGAGGATAGCAATAAATTCACCGAGGAAAACCTCAAGCGGTACAACGCAGTGGTTTGGCTGAGCACGACAGGCGATGTATTGAGCCCGTCGCAGCAAGTCAATTTTGAGCGCTACATCCAGGCGGGTGGGGGCTACATGGGCATCCATGCGGCTTCAGACACCGAGTATGGCTGGCCTTGGTACAACAAACTGATGGGCGGCTATTTTGCCAGTCACCCCCGCAACAACATCCAAAAGGGGACGATGACGGTAATGGATCGGACGCATGCTTCGACTCAACACCTCGATCCTACTTTTGACCATGTTGACGAGTTTTACGATTTTAAATCCCTGCGAACCGATTTGATCAAACCTTTGATCAAAGTGGATGAAAAATCGTACAAGGAGGGGAAAATGGGCGATTACCACCCCATGGCCTGGTACCATGAGTTTGATGGGGGCAAGTCTTTTTACTCTAACTTCGGGCACACTTGGGAGTCTTTTGAAGATCCAAAAATTCAAAAACACTTTATTGGTGGTCTACAATGGGCCATGTCCGAAAAGCTGGATTATGCCAAAGCCAAAAGTGAGCTAGCCCCCGATCCTGCGCGCTTCACCAAAACGGTGCTGGTCAACAACCTGGATGAGCCTACCGAATTGACGGTTTTGCCCAATGGTAAGGTGTTGTTTACCGAACGTAAAGGAAAGGTTAAACTGTGGAGTCCGCAAACGGGTGCCATCAAAGTGGTCGCCAACATGGACTTGTTTACCCAACATGAGTACGGACTAATGGGCATTGGTGCCGACCCACAATACGAGCAAACCAAACGCATCTTCCTGTACTATACGCCAAAAGACGCAAGCCGGGAAAACCGACTGGCTCAATTTGTGTACGATGACCAAAAGGATACTTTGCTTTTGGGCTCTGAAAAAATCGTTTTGCGGGTACCCGTGAAAAAAGACGGATGTTGCCATACGGGTGGCTCTATTGCTTTTGATGGCCAAGGCAACCTCTTTTTGAGTACCGGCGACGATACCAACCCCTTTGAGTCGGATGGTTATGGACCCATCGATGGTCGTCCTGGCCGGAGTGGCTTTGATGCCCGCTTTACTTCATCCAATACCAATGACTTGCGGGGAAAAGTATTGCGCATCAAAGTACAAAATGACGGAAGCTATACCATTCCCGAAGGCAACCTGTATCCTGAAGGAACAGCCAAAACCAAGCCCGAGATTTTTGTCATGGGTTGCCGCAACCCCTACCGTATTTCGGTGGACAAACGTACCGGCTTTGTCTACTGGGGTGACGTAGGCCCGGATGCCGGAGAAGACAACGCCGACCGTGGCCCACGCGGTCATTGTGAATTCAACCAGGCCCAAAAGGCAGGTTATTTTGGCTGGCCCTTGTTTGTTGGGAACAACAAACCCTACCGGCGTTGGGATTTTGACGCCAAAACTGCCGGGACTGCTTTTGATCCCAAAAAACCGGTCAACGAAAGTGCACACAACACGGGTTTGATCGAATTGCCTCCTGCACAATCACCGCTGGTGTGGTACCCCTATACGGTTTCTCCCGAATTTCCCTTGATGGGCAAAGGTGGACGCAACCCGATGGCTGGTCCCGTATATTACGCTGATGATTATAAAAATGCCCCCAATCGATTCCCGAACTACTACAACGGCAAGTTTTTTGCCTATGAGTGGATGCGCGATTGGATCATGGTGTTTACGCTGGACGAAAAGGGCAATTTTGCCGATATGGAGCGTTTTGCCCCCAATATCCCTTTGTCTAATCCAATGGACATGGCCTTTCATACCGATGGAACCTTGTATATGTTGGAGTATGGCAAAAAATGGTTCTCGGCCAATGAAGATGCGACCTTGTTTAAAATTGAATACAACCCAGGCAATTTGCCACCACAAGCCAAACTAGAGGCCAGCACCACTGCCGGGAAAAAACCATTGGCGGTACAGTTCAATGCCCAGGCATCAAAAGATCCGGAGAGACAACCTTTGCAGTACGCCTGGGATTTTGGCAATGGCAAAAGTAGTACCCAACCCAATCCAGTGGCCAAATACAAATCTCCTGGATTTTATGAGGCCGAACTAACCGTAACCGATGCGCAAGGTAAATCCACCGCCTCCAAAGTGGGCATCCGGGTAGGCAACGAAACGCCCAAACTGGACCTGACGGTAAAAGGCAACCAAACCTTTTTCTTCCCCGGAAAACCACTGGAATACGCCGTAAAGGTGAGCGACAAAGAAGATGGTACGGTAGGAAAAGGCATCAGTAGCGAAGATGTTGCGGTGAGCCTCAACTACATCGAAGGCTTTGACCGTACCATTGCCGCGCAAGGGCACCAGACCAATTCGGGATTCGTAGCTGGTAAACGTCTGATCGAATTGTCCGATTGTAAGTCTTGTCATCAAATGAAAGACAAGTCGGTGGGCCCTTCCTGGATGGACATTTCCAACAAGTACAAAGCCAGTTGGGAACCTGTAGCAGGTATCCTCGCCAATAAAATCCTCAAGGGTGGTAAAGGCGTTTGGGGTGAACAAGCGATGAATGCCCACCCACAATTGACGAAGTCGGAAGCGGAGTCAATGGCGGAATACATTTTGTCTTTGGCTAAAGACAAAAAGCCCGAAAATCGCCCATTGGCGGCCAGCATCAACTTGACCGAGCACGAGAAAAAACAAGAGGGAATGTACCTGATCAGTGCCAGTTACACCGATAAAGGTATCCCCATGGTTGGTGCGCTGATTGCGAGTCAAACCATCGCCTTACGTTCACCGGTATTGTATGCTACCGAGGCAGACGCCAACCGCGAGATGATGCGTGCAAGGGCGAATAACCCCATGCAAGTAGCCAACGACAACGCCTATTTGCGCTTCAATGGCATTGACCTGCAAGGTGTTTCTCAACTGACCGTATTCACCAAAGGTTTTGGTGTAGGAGGTAAAATTGAATTGCGGGTCGGGTCACCGGAAGGGACTTTATTGGGAGAAACCAGGTTTCCGGGTAAAGACGATAAGGAAAAAAATGTACCACTTAAACTGACTGCATCAGCCCCTTCGGGTAAACAGGACATCTATCTGGTGTTCCGCAATCCGGACGCCAAGGGGAATTTCCTGGGCGGTGTGGAGAAGTTGGAATTCCTTAGTGAATAA
- a CDS encoding sensor histidine kinase, whose translation MRRSKIYWLCQVFGWLGMVAIETINFTFFIVGKFNLSFFLFFLFSAFMGIVFTHGFKLILAKLNFFQRNTFTIWSGALFFTMIMSILLTTVNIGFYALLGSPLSQLLSPINLLGTIMNWMRYVGVWVIIYFMYQVLEINNELKQEKLKVEALAKSTELELLRSQLNPHFLFNALNSIKALISIDQEKSRSAIVLLGELLRFTLNYGQEKEIAIQAELQEVQKYLELEQIRFGSKLQIDWRVDEQVHNQVIPPGTILTLVENAIKHGQADAEGLLRIRVKLDLVDAEVHIEIANSGHWKPDESHPGVGIRLIQRRLEALYGGKAIFKQWSEPNWVIVHLIIPK comes from the coding sequence ATGCGCAGATCGAAAATTTATTGGCTTTGTCAGGTCTTTGGCTGGTTGGGCATGGTGGCCATCGAGACCATCAATTTCACGTTTTTTATTGTCGGCAAGTTTAATCTGAGCTTTTTCCTTTTTTTCCTTTTCTCGGCATTCATGGGGATTGTTTTTACCCACGGCTTCAAATTGATCCTCGCAAAGTTGAATTTTTTTCAGCGCAATACTTTCACCATTTGGAGTGGAGCACTTTTTTTCACCATGATCATGTCCATTTTGTTGACCACAGTGAATATTGGTTTTTATGCACTGTTGGGTAGCCCTTTGTCCCAATTGTTGTCCCCCATCAACCTTTTAGGCACCATCATGAATTGGATGCGTTATGTTGGCGTATGGGTGATCATCTATTTCATGTATCAGGTTTTGGAAATCAACAATGAATTAAAGCAAGAGAAATTAAAGGTGGAGGCCTTGGCCAAATCAACAGAACTGGAATTGCTCCGGTCACAACTCAATCCCCATTTTTTGTTCAATGCCTTGAACAGCATCAAAGCGTTGATCAGCATCGATCAGGAAAAGAGCCGATCTGCCATTGTGCTGCTGGGAGAGTTGTTGCGTTTTACCCTCAATTACGGTCAGGAAAAAGAGATTGCCATACAAGCCGAGTTACAAGAAGTGCAGAAATACCTGGAATTAGAACAGATTCGCTTTGGCTCAAAATTACAGATAGATTGGCGAGTTGACGAACAAGTGCACAATCAGGTGATCCCACCGGGAACCATTCTTACCCTGGTTGAAAATGCCATCAAACACGGGCAAGCAGACGCCGAAGGGTTATTGCGCATCCGGGTAAAGCTCGATTTAGTTGATGCCGAAGTACACATCGAAATCGCCAATTCTGGTCACTGGAAACCGGATGAAAGTCATCCAGGAGTGGGAATTCGCTTGATTCAACGCCGATTGGAGGCATTGTACGGTGGTAAAGCTATTTTTAAGCAGTGGAGTGAACCAAATTGGGTGATTGTTCATTTAATAATTCCCAAGTGA
- a CDS encoding patatin-like phospholipase family protein — protein sequence MLKTGIVLSGGGIKGMAHLGLIKALQETGIKFDCITGASAGALTGALIAAGYSPEESLEFFKSTPIFSIYYYSTSKPGILDSEKFRPVFEKYFPEDAFETLQRPLHVTTTNLETGAWEVHHTGPLINVLLASASLPPVFAPMLIDGALHADGGIMNNFPVEPLEASCKVILGSYVHPISPITSSDIKTSVQVAMRSMDLARFAIVQPKLKRCHFLFAPPGIEAIGMLDRKVIDKAFSIGYENALLEMPHLLKFLEKKWVYPMVAE from the coding sequence ATGTTAAAGACAGGAATCGTTTTATCTGGCGGAGGTATCAAAGGTATGGCCCACCTCGGCCTCATTAAAGCCTTGCAAGAAACGGGCATAAAATTTGACTGTATCACCGGGGCCAGTGCGGGTGCACTCACTGGCGCGCTGATAGCCGCAGGATACAGCCCTGAAGAAAGCCTGGAATTTTTTAAATCCACCCCCATTTTTAGCATTTATTACTATTCAACCTCAAAACCAGGTATCCTCGATTCTGAGAAATTTCGACCTGTTTTTGAAAAATATTTCCCGGAAGATGCATTTGAAACATTGCAGCGACCATTGCATGTGACCACCACCAATCTGGAAACGGGAGCCTGGGAAGTGCACCATACTGGCCCTTTGATCAATGTATTGTTGGCTTCGGCCTCATTGCCACCCGTATTTGCACCCATGCTCATTGATGGTGCCCTTCACGCTGATGGAGGCATCATGAACAACTTTCCGGTGGAGCCACTGGAAGCGAGTTGTAAGGTCATTCTTGGCAGTTATGTCCATCCGATTTCGCCAATCACCAGCAGCGATATTAAAACTTCAGTGCAGGTAGCCATGCGCTCAATGGATCTGGCCCGTTTTGCCATCGTGCAGCCCAAGCTCAAACGGTGCCATTTTTTGTTTGCCCCTCCAGGAATCGAAGCCATCGGGATGCTCGATCGTAAAGTGATTGACAAGGCTTTTTCCATTGGCTACGAAAACGCGCTGCTGGAAATGCCCCATTTGTTGAAGTTTTTAGAAAAAAAATGGGTCTATCCCATGGTTGCTGAATAA
- a CDS encoding retropepsin-like aspartic protease, giving the protein MGKIVVIVVLSHLLLSRSYAQAINFKQGEALASTYFVELPYEKIEGKLVVAIELGGKKRKFLLDTGAPTAITEPVYFEVTPRLLAKEEIRDISEKKDSLWVVSLPELKVGGLVFANIPTIVIKESPLTTCFQVEGIIGSNLLRNSIVQFDSRRKTITIASDAKKLNLTNARKADLTLDKQSSPVFSVQLGKYIKEMVLFDSGADEFYAMSNDHFQLFKKAKGFEVMATTYGSNTMGLYGQSEQINMRRLFIPELIVNGVSIRGVKAETSAGPNSRIGAKLLDFGVLTLDYQQGNFYFEPYQEPAQFAETWWNLDPAFVDNKLIVGALWDKALKPKIRVGDQIMGIDGISTEQIELCTLILNSPLRNKSNAVLTLKTSKGDLKTIQIKKEGSIQNH; this is encoded by the coding sequence ATGGGAAAGATAGTCGTCATTGTTGTTTTGAGCCATCTATTGCTTTCAAGAAGTTATGCACAAGCCATCAACTTTAAGCAGGGTGAAGCGCTAGCTTCGACTTATTTTGTTGAACTTCCTTATGAAAAAATTGAAGGAAAACTGGTCGTTGCGATTGAATTAGGGGGCAAAAAGCGAAAATTTCTCCTCGATACGGGTGCACCTACCGCGATTACGGAACCGGTTTATTTTGAAGTTACCCCCCGCTTGTTGGCCAAGGAAGAGATTCGTGACATTAGTGAAAAAAAAGACTCCTTGTGGGTTGTTTCACTCCCTGAACTCAAGGTTGGCGGCTTAGTGTTTGCCAACATACCCACCATTGTCATCAAAGAAAGCCCTCTTACTACTTGTTTCCAGGTTGAGGGCATTATTGGTAGCAACTTATTGAGGAATTCAATAGTACAATTTGATTCCAGGCGCAAAACCATCACCATTGCCAGTGATGCAAAAAAGCTGAACTTGACGAATGCGCGGAAAGCGGATCTAACCCTTGATAAACAAAGCTCTCCCGTATTCAGTGTTCAGCTTGGCAAATACATCAAAGAGATGGTTTTATTTGATTCGGGCGCGGATGAGTTTTATGCCATGTCGAACGACCATTTCCAGCTATTCAAAAAAGCTAAGGGCTTCGAAGTGATGGCTACAACTTATGGTTCCAATACCATGGGCTTGTATGGTCAATCGGAACAGATCAATATGCGTCGCTTGTTTATTCCAGAACTCATCGTCAATGGGGTGTCTATTCGTGGAGTAAAGGCTGAAACCTCGGCGGGTCCGAATTCCAGAATTGGTGCAAAACTACTGGATTTTGGGGTCTTGACCCTGGATTACCAACAGGGAAACTTTTACTTTGAGCCTTACCAGGAGCCTGCCCAATTTGCTGAAACCTGGTGGAATCTCGATCCTGCATTTGTAGACAACAAGCTCATAGTTGGTGCTCTCTGGGACAAAGCATTGAAGCCAAAAATCAGGGTGGGTGACCAGATCATGGGTATTGATGGAATCAGTACCGAGCAAATCGAGCTGTGCACCTTAATTTTGAATTCTCCACTGCGGAACAAATCCAACGCCGTGTTAACCCTCAAGACCAGCAAGGGTGACCTAAAAACAATTCAAATAAAAAAGGAAGGATCTATTCAAAACCATTAA
- a CDS encoding SGNH/GDSL hydrolase family protein, with protein sequence MIKQNTLLFTMALSFLFMAMTKDEVVKVVLFGDSITQAGVQPGGYITKMKEALAKQGIKDKYQLIGAGIGGNKVYDLYLRLEEDVLEQKPNIVVIYVGVNDVWHKTSHQTGTDPDKFEKFYVALVKKFQTNGIKVICCTPAVIGERTDHSNQQDGDLNHYSNMIRNVAAKYDCPVADLRKEFLAYNLKNNPKNQESGILTTDRVHLNDVGNQLVADLLLKMIAK encoded by the coding sequence GTGATCAAACAAAACACATTATTGTTTACCATGGCGTTAAGCTTTTTGTTTATGGCCATGACTAAAGACGAGGTTGTGAAAGTGGTACTTTTTGGGGACTCGATTACCCAAGCGGGGGTACAACCAGGTGGCTACATCACCAAAATGAAGGAGGCATTGGCCAAACAGGGCATCAAAGACAAATACCAACTGATCGGTGCGGGTATCGGCGGCAATAAAGTATACGATTTGTACTTGCGCCTGGAGGAAGATGTGCTGGAACAAAAGCCCAATATCGTGGTCATTTATGTCGGCGTCAATGATGTATGGCACAAAACCAGCCACCAAACGGGTACCGATCCCGATAAATTCGAGAAATTCTATGTCGCATTGGTCAAAAAATTCCAAACCAACGGCATCAAAGTCATCTGCTGCACGCCAGCGGTAATTGGTGAACGCACCGACCACAGCAACCAACAAGACGGTGACCTCAATCACTACTCGAACATGATTCGGAACGTTGCTGCCAAGTACGATTGCCCGGTGGCCGATTTGCGGAAGGAGTTTTTGGCTTATAACCTCAAAAACAATCCAAAAAACCAGGAATCTGGGATTCTAACCACCGATCGCGTGCACTTGAATGATGTGGGCAATCAGTTGGTTGCGGACTTGTTGTTGAAAATGATTGCAAAATAG